The Actinomycetota bacterium genomic interval CTTTTTCTGGACCGCGAACTCAGCTTCACTGAGGACGCCCTGATTCTTGAGCTCGGCCAGCTCCTTCAGCTGCGCGATCGGATCGACGGCAGTCGCCGCCGGCGCGGCCTGGGGCGGCGGCGGCGGCTGCTCGTAGTAGGACTGCTCCTGTTGCGCCCATCGATTCGTCTGCCGACGGGAGACACGGTTGGAGACCGCGGTTGCCGTACCGGCGACGACGGCAGTCCGGGCAACCCCTCGTAGAAGTCCAGGCATGGTTTGTCCTCTCTTGGTCGTGCCGGTTCTGCGTGCCGGTCAGCGGCCCGCAGCTTCGGCCGCGCCGAGTGACGCTGCGATGTCGTCGAGCGGGATGTATCCCGCAGCCACCAACTCGGAGCCGCCCTGGCGCAGAGCCTGGGTGAACTGGGTGGCCCAGCGGTTCTCGAAGATCAAGATCGCCGCGGATGAGCCGGGCTCGATCACGGATGCGCCGTCGGCGGCGTCGCTCTCGTCGAGGAGGCCCGAAGACGCTCCTTCGAACACCGCGAGATCGAGGTCGCCGTCGTCATCGATGTCCGCGAGCGCCATGGCTCGAACCGAGCCATCGAGGTCGCGCGTCGCGAACAGTAGATCGAGAACTCGTATCACGCCGCGATCGACCAGATCGATCAGTTCTGCGAATCCTTGTCCGGTCATCTTGTTGCCGGGGAACTCGACGATGAGATAGCTGATCGGGCCCATATCGTTTCCGTTGCTTGCCATCGCCTGACCACCTCGGCCGATCCTCGCGAGCGTGCGTTCTGAAGCCAAGATCTCATCTCGATCTGGGGATCGCATCACCCTCGCGGGATGATGCGACCGGCGCTACCGGACGGAACGCTGCGAAGCGCATGTCGCGAGACGGACCGAAACTGAACGCGTCGAGAACTTGCACCGAGTGCACCCTCTCAGGTTCCTCTCTCGGATGGATGCGCTGACGGTTCCCGTCACGAGGCCACCCGCTCATGGCCTGCGTGAGCGGGTTCGGCGAGCGCGTGCGCGCGTCGCTCATGCTGTTTCATGGACGCCTCCGACTTCCACCGAGATCGGTGTCGTGGCCAAGTCCGCGTTCGCGGCAGGCGTTGCCTGGGGGGTCGCTCGAATCGTGACGGAGGTGCCGCAACCGGTGCTCGCGTCGCTGACGGCGCTCGTGGTCGTGCAGGTGTCGGTGCGAGCATCCCTCCGCACGGCCATCGAGCGAAGCATCGCCGTGGTGCTCGGCGTGCTGCTCGCCCTGGCGATCGGAGACGCGATCGATTTGAACGGCCTGAGCGTCGGTCTGCTTCTCGCTGGGTCCCTCGGCGTCGCCCAACTGGTGTTGCGACTGCCAGCCTCGGCGGCACGGCAGGTGCCGGTCAGCATTCTCATCGTGCTCACGACGGTGACGTCGAGTCAGGCGAGCTATGGCTGGCAGCGAGCTCTCGAGACCGTCGTGGGGGCCGCGATCGGCGTCGCGGTATCGCTCATCCTGCCGGCGTCGCGGTTGGTCGATGCCTCGCATACCCTGCACCGCCTCGCGGTCGGCCTCGGTGGTGTCCTGGATGCCATGGGCTCCGGATTGCGACAATCGTGGTCCGTCGGGGAGACCGAGGCATGGCGCCGGACCGCGCGTATCGTGCGCAGTCGTCTGGTCAGCGAGGCCGCCGAGGCCGTCGGCAACAGCCGCGAGGCCGCCCGGTGGAACGTTCGCGATCGCGGGCATGTCGACGTCTTGCGGCGTTACGAGCTCGTGTTGGCGCGCCTCGAACGGACCGCCATCGGCGTGTCGGTCATCTCGCGCGGCCTTGACGACCACGCCCGGGTGGCCGGTACAACGCATCGAGCCATGCCCGCGATGGGCTCGCTCTTGATCGCGCTGGCGGACGCGGTGCGAACCCTGATGGACGCAGTGTTGGGGGTGTCGGACAGCACCGACGTCGCTCGATCACTCGAGAAGGTCCGGGCGAGGCGGGCGCAGTGTATGAGGGGCGCGTTCCGCCGGGCCCGCACGGCGCTCGAGCATCAGGCCGAGCCTGACGGCTTCGAGATGGAAAGTGAGTGGCTGGGGTATGCGGCCCTGCTGGTTCAGGTGGACCGGATCGTCGGCGACCTGAGCGCGCCGGTTCCGGCATGAACGCCTATCGGTCTTCGGGATCGCACCCGAACGCGAATCGTCTGGTTGAGGCTCGCGGGATGCGACACTGGGTCGAGACCGCGGCGCTCGCAGGCGCCCTTGTCGTCTGCTACTACGTCTTGCCACTCGACGGGCGGCTGTGGTTCGTCGGAGTCGGTCTGGGGGCGGCCGTGATCGTCGGTATCGTCCCACTGGGCCTTCGGCAGACTCGCTTGATACTGACGTCGAGTCGTCCGCTGGCTGCATCCGTGCGGGCGATCACCGTGCTCATCGTCGTCGCCGTCCTCGGGTTCGCCTCGAGCTACTACGCATTGAGCTCGCACTTTCCTGGACAACTCTCAGGGATCGAGACCAAGACCGACGCTTTGTACTTCACCGTTGTGATGCTCGGAACCGTCGGTTTCGGGGACATCACTCCCACGGGGCAAGTCGCGCGTGCTCTGACGACGATCAACATCTTGTTCAACCTCGCGCTCGTCGCCACGACCGTAAGGGTGGTCACTTGGGCCGCGCAGCGCCGGGTGGGCGAGCGCCACGATCCGCACTAGTAGCTCAAGTCTGGCCGGCGCCCGCTTGCCAGGCGTAGACCACCGCCGTGCCGGCAATGAGGTCGTGCAGCGCGCGATGGTCCCGGCGAGCAACGATCAAGATGAAGCCTAGCCCGACGAGCAGGAGGCTCACGGGAAAGACGATGACTCGTGCAGCGGCCCGGCCCGCGCTGAGGTCGCTGCCGTCATTCCTGACGGCGCGGAGACCCAGAATCGCCATGCCGAATGTCCGGCCCGTCACCCCCAACGGGTACGCGCAATAGGCAAACGCCCACACGATCAGGGCGATGGAGGAAACAAGCTGCGAATCGGACAGGCGCACTTCCCTCCCAAGGAAGAGCGGGAGTAGGCGCTCGACGACTGCACTACCCAATGCAAAAGTCGCGGCAATGCTGATGAAGTCGACAGCGAAGGCGACACTGCGTGTCGCAACGCCGGCGTACTGGCCGTCAAAGCTCAGCTCGGGATCGGGCGGTGCGACCGC includes:
- a CDS encoding SHOCT domain-containing protein, whose translation is MPGLLRGVARTAVVAGTATAVSNRVSRRQTNRWAQQEQSYYEQPPPPPQAAPAATAVDPIAQLKELAELKNQGVLSEAEFAVQKKKILG
- a CDS encoding DUF1269 domain-containing protein, producing MGPISYLIVEFPGNKMTGQGFAELIDLVDRGVIRVLDLLFATRDLDGSVRAMALADIDDDGDLDLAVFEGASSGLLDESDAADGASVIEPGSSAAILIFENRWATQFTQALRQGGSELVAAGYIPLDDIAASLGAAEAAGR
- a CDS encoding two pore domain potassium channel family protein translates to MNAYRSSGSHPNANRLVEARGMRHWVETAALAGALVVCYYVLPLDGRLWFVGVGLGAAVIVGIVPLGLRQTRLILTSSRPLAASVRAITVLIVVAVLGFASSYYALSSHFPGQLSGIETKTDALYFTVVMLGTVGFGDITPTGQVARALTTINILFNLALVATTVRVVTWAAQRRVGERHDPH
- a CDS encoding RDD family protein, whose product is MSAVAPPDPELSFDGQYAGVATRSVAFAVDFISIAATFALGSAVVERLLPLFLGREVRLSDSQLVSSIALIVWAFAYCAYPLGVTGRTFGMAILGLRAVRNDGSDLSAGRAAARVIVFPVSLLLVGLGFILIVARRDHRALHDLIAGTAVVYAWQAGAGQT